A portion of the Bufo gargarizans isolate SCDJY-AF-19 chromosome 7, ASM1485885v1, whole genome shotgun sequence genome contains these proteins:
- the LOC122943884 gene encoding selenoprotein Pb-like isoform X2, whose amino-acid sequence MRGPALFTASLLGLLAVVSSAHNETSFCRSPPHWSVADEEPMGRSVGQVTVVALLQASCSFCLVQAASMGPLRDKLAGRGLTNISYMIVNDQSFLSKLMLPELRRRAPAGIPVYQPLPNQEDVWEILDGNKDDFLIYDRCGRLTFHIRLPLSYLHFPYVEAAIISTYYEDFCQNCSFYANVTQMNATIGNITTDVNPDRRSDSRTAGPGKDKHNGNKADEPHNDHRADNEQNHQPHQQKKGEPHQPIVTDRGPHQPIITDRGPHQPIVTDRGPHQPIITDRGPHQPIVTDRGPHQPVITDRGPHQPIVTDRGPHQPVITDRGPHQPVRSETDP is encoded by the exons ATGAGGGGCCCCGCACTATTTACCGCCTCCCTCCTGGGGCTCCTGGCTGTGGTCTCCTCGGCACACAATGAGACATCATTTTGTAGGTCGCCGCCTCACTGGAGCGTCGCGGACGAGGAGCCCATGGGGCGGTCAGTGGGTCAGGTGACCGTGGTCGCACTTCTACAGGCCAGCTGCAGTTTCTGCCTCGTCCAGGCTGCCAG TATGGGTCCGCTACGCGATAAGCTGGCCGGTCGGGGTCTCACGAACATAAGTTACATGATTGTCAATGACCAGAGCTTCCTGTCTAAGCTCATGCTCCCGGAGCTGAGGAGGAGGGCTCCGGCGGGGATCCCCGTGTACCAGCCGCTCCCCAACCAGGAGGACGTGTGGGAGATCCTGGACGGAAACAAGGACGACTTCCTGATCTATGACAG GTGCGGCCGCCTCACCTTCCACATCCGCCTCCCTCTCAGCTACCTCCACTTTCCCTATGTGGAAGCCGCCATCATCTCCACCTATTATGAAGATTTTTGTCAGAATTGCAGCTTTTACGCAAATGTCACTCAAATG AATGCAACCATTGGGAATATTACTACAGATGTAAATCCAGATCGACGGTCAGACTCTAGGACTGCGGGCCCTGGAAAAGACAAACACAATGGAAATAAAGCTGATGAGCCTCATAATGACCATAGAGCCGACAATGAGCAGAATCATCAACCCCATCAACAAAAGAAGGGAGAACCTCATCAACCAATCGTCACTGACCGAGGACCTCATCAACCAATCATCACTGACCGAGGACCTCATCAACCAATCGTCACTGACCGAGGACCTCATCAACCAATCATCACTGACCGAGGACCTCATCAACCAATCGTCACTGACCGAGGACCTCATCAACCAGTCATCACTGACCGAGGACCTCATCAACCAATCGTCACTGACCGAGGACCTCATCAACCAGTCATCACTGACCGAGGACCTCATCAACCAGTCAGGAGTGAGACTGACCCATAG
- the LOC122943884 gene encoding selenoprotein Pb-like isoform X1 has translation MRGPALFTASLLGLLAVVSSAHNETSFCRSPPHWSVADEEPMGRSVGQVTVVALLQASCSFCLVQAASMGPLRDKLAGRGLTNISYMIVNDQSFLSKLMLPELRRRAPAGIPVYQPLPNQEDVWEILDGNKDDFLIYDRCGRLTFHIRLPLSYLHFPYVEAAIISTYYEDFCQNCSFYANVTQMQNATIGNITTDVNPDRRSDSRTAGPGKDKHNGNKADEPHNDHRADNEQNHQPHQQKKGEPHQPIVTDRGPHQPIITDRGPHQPIVTDRGPHQPIITDRGPHQPIVTDRGPHQPVITDRGPHQPIVTDRGPHQPVITDRGPHQPVRSETDP, from the exons ATGAGGGGCCCCGCACTATTTACCGCCTCCCTCCTGGGGCTCCTGGCTGTGGTCTCCTCGGCACACAATGAGACATCATTTTGTAGGTCGCCGCCTCACTGGAGCGTCGCGGACGAGGAGCCCATGGGGCGGTCAGTGGGTCAGGTGACCGTGGTCGCACTTCTACAGGCCAGCTGCAGTTTCTGCCTCGTCCAGGCTGCCAG TATGGGTCCGCTACGCGATAAGCTGGCCGGTCGGGGTCTCACGAACATAAGTTACATGATTGTCAATGACCAGAGCTTCCTGTCTAAGCTCATGCTCCCGGAGCTGAGGAGGAGGGCTCCGGCGGGGATCCCCGTGTACCAGCCGCTCCCCAACCAGGAGGACGTGTGGGAGATCCTGGACGGAAACAAGGACGACTTCCTGATCTATGACAG GTGCGGCCGCCTCACCTTCCACATCCGCCTCCCTCTCAGCTACCTCCACTTTCCCTATGTGGAAGCCGCCATCATCTCCACCTATTATGAAGATTTTTGTCAGAATTGCAGCTTTTACGCAAATGTCACTCAAATG CAGAATGCAACCATTGGGAATATTACTACAGATGTAAATCCAGATCGACGGTCAGACTCTAGGACTGCGGGCCCTGGAAAAGACAAACACAATGGAAATAAAGCTGATGAGCCTCATAATGACCATAGAGCCGACAATGAGCAGAATCATCAACCCCATCAACAAAAGAAGGGAGAACCTCATCAACCAATCGTCACTGACCGAGGACCTCATCAACCAATCATCACTGACCGAGGACCTCATCAACCAATCGTCACTGACCGAGGACCTCATCAACCAATCATCACTGACCGAGGACCTCATCAACCAATCGTCACTGACCGAGGACCTCATCAACCAGTCATCACTGACCGAGGACCTCATCAACCAATCGTCACTGACCGAGGACCTCATCAACCAGTCATCACTGACCGAGGACCTCATCAACCAGTCAGGAGTGAGACTGACCCATAG